In the Vibrio sp. FE10 genome, CAACAAGCTTGGTTTCTACGGCTTTAAATTGAGCATCTTCTGCTAACTCTAGTTTTCGGCTTGGTTCATAGTTCACTGCACCATTAGTTAGCGATGCATTGTTGCTCAACCCATTTTGGTTATGGGTGCTCACTGGCGCTAACGGTCGGTTAACGGGTAGTTGGAATAAGTTTGCTCCCAAGCGGTAAAGCTGTGTATCGGCGTACGCAAACAAACGGCCTTGTAGCAAACGGTCTTCAGACGGCTCGATACCAGGAATTAGATTCGAAGGCGAAAATGCCGACTGTTCAGTGTCTAGAAAAAAGTTTTCAGGTAGACGGTTCAACGTCATAGTGCCGACTTTTTGGTCTTTCACATTCAGCCATACTTTGGTTGCATCCAGCCCGTTGTAGTCAAGCTTGCTCAACGCCTCCGGAGACAAGACCTTCACGTAAAGATCCCACTTAGGGTAGTTACGTCGGCCAATTTCAGCATAAAGGTCGTTAGTAAGGTGGTTAAAATCTTTACCTTGCATCTCAGTGACTTGATCAGGGCGAAGGCTTTTAATGCCTTGCTGGCTCTTCCATTGGAACTTCACATAGTTCACGTCACCTTGCTTATTGATCCACTTATAGGCATGAACCCCGAAGCCATCCATGGTGCGATAGCTCGCAGGCGTACCTAAATTGCTGTACACCCAAGTCAACATGTTGGTCGAACCCGGCTCACTACTAAAGAAGTCGAAGAATCTGTTTGGATCCTGAACATTGGTGACTGGAGACGGTTTTAGAGAGTGCACCATATCCGGAAACTTAATCGAATCACGAATAAAGAACACAGGCAGATTATTCCCTACCAGATCCCAGTTACCCTGTTCAGTATAAAATTTGGTGGCGAAACCACGCGGGTCGCGAAGTGTTTCTGGTGATCCTTTAGAGTGAATAACGGTCGAAAAACGAACGAAAACTGGAGTCACCTTACCTTTATTAGTAAAAGGGTCGGAAACCGTTAAATCACTAAAATTACCAGAAGCGACGAATTCACCATGTGCGCCCGTACCACGAGCATGAACAACACGCTCAGGAATACGTTCTCTGGCAAAACGCTGCAATTTTTGGATCAGATGGACGTCTTGCAGTAATACACTGCCATTCTCACCTGCTGTTATGGAGTTTTGGTTATCACCTACTGGTGCACCGTTGTCTCTGGTCAGGGTTTGAGCCTGTAGAGATGTGCTGGCTAAGCCAACTGTAATTAATAAAAAGCTTTTTGACATCTGCATGGTTGCTCTCCAATGCGTGCTAACCATTAAACCAGTCGAGTGGTTAATGGATATTCAAAAGCTCTTTTCTGCCCACCAAGAATATAACTTCAATGTTTACATTTGTTTAATGGGAAATAACGATAGATTCAATAGGTGAAAACGATGGAACGATGACATTTGATTAGGATGAGTGTAAACCACTGGCCAATTATGAATTTAAAAACCCATGCTTCGCCTGTACTTCTATACAAACCAAACAAAAATAGCCGCTAATCAGCGGCTATTTTTAATTATCTAAGCGAAGCTTTTACTACTTCGTCGCTGAGATTACTTCTTAGTTTCTTCAACGACAGCTTTCATCAATACCGAGGTATCCATGCGGCCTTGTCCTTCAGCAGACAATGCCTTGTATGCGTTGTTGGTCTTTTCAGTCAACGGAAGCTGGATGCCTTGGCGCTCTGCTTCATCTAGGCAGAAGCCTAAATCTTTGATCATCCAATCAATAGCGAAACCGAAATCGAACTTGTCTTGCGCCATTGTGGTTGCGCGGTTTTCCATCTGCCATGAGCCAGCAGCGCCGTTTTTAAGGCAATCTACCAGAGTTGGGATATCCAAACCTGATTTTTCAGCCAATACCAAGCCTTCAGATAAGCCGTTCAATACACCTGCGATACAGATCTGGTTAACCATTTTCGCGCGTTGGCCTTGGCCTACTTTACCCATTAGAACTGACGACTTACCGTAAGCTTCGAACACAGGTTGAAGGTCGTTGAAAAGCGCTTGTTCACCACCACACATGATGGTTAACACGCCGTTTTCTGCGCCTGCTTGGCCACCAGACACTGGTGCATCCATAAAGCGAACACCCGCTTGCTTCGCTGCCACTTCAAGCTCTTCAGACAGAACCGCAGACGTTGTGGTGTGGTCGACAAGAATCGCGTTTGGCTTCATTGCGGCCAGTGCGCCTGTTTCGCTGGTTGTCATGCTGCGTACGTCGTCGTCGTTGCCGACACAAATTAATACTACGTCAGCTTCGGCTACACATTCAGCCACGCTCTCAGCAGCTTTACCTTGGTGTTTATCAGCCCAGTCTAATGCTTTGCTGTGAGTGCGGTTAAATACCGTCACTTCAAAACCGGCTTTGACTAGGTGGCCTGCCATTGGGAAACCCATTACGCCTAGCCCGATAAAACTTACTTTCATTTCTTACTCCTTTTTATTTAACTCAGCTCATCGTGATGGAATGACTGAACGCTCTCAATCAACGTGTCGATAAGCAAAGTCAAAGCCTTCGGCTGATATTTTCTTTCTTTGTACACTAAATACGCTTGGCGATCACCCCGATGATACTCAGGGAGCACTTGAATCAGATTCATTTCCGGAGAAACATGGCGAAAAGGCAGTGAGGCGATACCCAACCCCTTTTGCGCTGCGGCCGCAACGGCATAAATATCATTAACGATGAACTTAGGTTTAATCGTCACCATCTGCTCTAAGCGATCGGATTTGTAGAGCGGTATATCAAACACATCATCGACATTAATCCACTCTTGATGCTCGAGATCGTCCGGATTTTTAATCTCTTCACGAGAATCTAAATATTCTTGGCTCGCAAAAAAGCCATGCTTGGCCTTAAACAGTGGTCGAGCAATCATGCCGTCCATGTCGGAAATTTGAAACGTGATCAACAAGTCACGATCGGTTTCAGGCACCACTTGCTGCTGACTCAGAATGAGATTGAGCTGCACGTTCGGATACTGAGTGAGGTATTGCTCAACCGTTGGCCGAAGAAAACCACTATAGAAGTTATGAGGCACCGCGAGCTTTATCTTGCCTTGAATCGCATCGCGCTCTTCAAGCAGGCTACTAAACCCTTGATGCAAAGATTCCATACCACTGCTCAGCGCTGCAAAGGCCGCCTCACCGTCTTTGGTGGCCACCAGCTCTCGTCCTTTCTTTTCTAAAAGGCGGATGCTCAAGCGCTCTTCCAAGGCGGTTAACCGACGCGACATGGTCGACACAGGCAATTGAAGTCGCTTCGATGCCGACAACAAAGAGCCCTCTTCAACCACAG is a window encoding:
- a CDS encoding catalase, whose translation is MQMSKSFLLITVGLASTSLQAQTLTRDNGAPVGDNQNSITAGENGSVLLQDVHLIQKLQRFARERIPERVVHARGTGAHGEFVASGNFSDLTVSDPFTNKGKVTPVFVRFSTVIHSKGSPETLRDPRGFATKFYTEQGNWDLVGNNLPVFFIRDSIKFPDMVHSLKPSPVTNVQDPNRFFDFFSSEPGSTNMLTWVYSNLGTPASYRTMDGFGVHAYKWINKQGDVNYVKFQWKSQQGIKSLRPDQVTEMQGKDFNHLTNDLYAEIGRRNYPKWDLYVKVLSPEALSKLDYNGLDATKVWLNVKDQKVGTMTLNRLPENFFLDTEQSAFSPSNLIPGIEPSEDRLLQGRLFAYADTQLYRLGANLFQLPVNRPLAPVSTHNQNGLSNNASLTNGAVNYEPSRKLELAEDAQFKAVETKLVGTVQQKAISNPRNFYQAGVQYRSMNEQDKNDLIANLAGDLNKVTDKDIKTTMVSYFYRADKQYGTRLAKATGTSMSRVEKLSQANN
- a CDS encoding NAD(P)-dependent oxidoreductase produces the protein MKVSFIGLGVMGFPMAGHLVKAGFEVTVFNRTHSKALDWADKHQGKAAESVAECVAEADVVLICVGNDDDVRSMTTSETGALAAMKPNAILVDHTTTSAVLSEELEVAAKQAGVRFMDAPVSGGQAGAENGVLTIMCGGEQALFNDLQPVFEAYGKSSVLMGKVGQGQRAKMVNQICIAGVLNGLSEGLVLAEKSGLDIPTLVDCLKNGAAGSWQMENRATTMAQDKFDFGFAIDWMIKDLGFCLDEAERQGIQLPLTEKTNNAYKALSAEGQGRMDTSVLMKAVVEETKK
- a CDS encoding LysR family transcriptional regulator; its protein translation is MNSIFGNIDDLFLFCTVVEEGSLLSASKRLQLPVSTMSRRLTALEERLSIRLLEKKGRELVATKDGEAAFAALSSGMESLHQGFSSLLEERDAIQGKIKLAVPHNFYSGFLRPTVEQYLTQYPNVQLNLILSQQQVVPETDRDLLITFQISDMDGMIARPLFKAKHGFFASQEYLDSREEIKNPDDLEHQEWINVDDVFDIPLYKSDRLEQMVTIKPKFIVNDIYAVAAAAQKGLGIASLPFRHVSPEMNLIQVLPEYHRGDRQAYLVYKERKYQPKALTLLIDTLIESVQSFHHDELS